One segment of Anguilla anguilla isolate fAngAng1 chromosome 1, fAngAng1.pri, whole genome shotgun sequence DNA contains the following:
- the fam210ab gene encoding uncharacterized protein C18orf19 homolog B, which translates to MLRLLSQRAMWQMGTLRRVLRGPGAHWLPLGVRCTGGSAPHRRCVSTSVAVRTAKPGKSKAEEEPQPAPLQNQAETGSQYAAESAQAHAAPPEEPAEIDPLQDKSIGLYQRFKRTFKQYGKVMIPVHLLTSSIWFGAFYYSAMKGVNVVPFLEFIGLPETVVGLLRDSQSGYALTAYAMYKIATPARYTVTLGGTSLTVKYLRKHGYVSTPPPVKEYLQDKMEETRERLSEKMEVTKERFSEKMEETRELLSGRMEETKERISGRMEETKDKFSEKLQETKDKVSFRKKAE; encoded by the exons ATGCTTCGTCTCCTGTCCCAGAGAGCCATGTGGCAGATGGGCACCCTGCGCCGTGTGCTCCGGGGGCCTGGTGCACACTGGCTGCCCTTGGGGGTCCGGTGCACTGGGGGGTCAGCTCCCCACCGTCGCTGCGTGAGTACCTCAGTGGCAGTGAGGACTGCCAAACCCGGCAAGTCGAAGGCTGAGGAGGAGCCTCAACCCGCCCCGCTTCAGAACCAGGCCGAAACAGGATCACAGTACGCAGCGGAATCAGCACAGGCCCATGCAGCACCCCCAGAGGAACCTGCAGAGATCGATCCCCTCCAGGACAAGTCCATTGGCCTTTACCAGAGGTTCAAGAGGACTTTCAAACAGTATGGCAAAGTGATGATCCCAGTGCATCTCCTGACTTCTTCCATATGGTTTGGGGCATTCTACTACAGTGCCATGAA GGGTGTGAATGTGGTTCCATTTCTGGAGTTTATCGGTTTGCCCGAAACAGTTGTTGGCTTGCTGAGGGACTCTCAAAGTGGCTATGCGCTGACTGCCTATGCCATGTATAAG atTGCCACCCCAGCCAGGTACACCGTGACACTGGGTGGAACGTCGCTCACGGTGAAATACCTCCGTAAGCATGGTTACGTCTCTACTCCGCCCCCGGTCAAGGAGTACCTCCAGGACAAAATGGAGGAGACCAGAGAACGTCTGTCAGAAAAAATGGAAGTAACGAAAGAGAGGTTCTCTGAGAAGATGGAGGAGACCAGAGAGCTCTTGTCGGGCAGAATGGAGGAGACCAAAGAGCGCATTTCAGGGAGGATGGAGGAAACCAAGGACAAGTTTTCAGAGAAACTGCAGGAAACCAAAGACAAAGTGTCTTTCCGAAAAAAAGCAGAGTAA